A stretch of the Perca flavescens isolate YP-PL-M2 chromosome 10, PFLA_1.0, whole genome shotgun sequence genome encodes the following:
- the taf7 gene encoding transcription initiation factor TFIID subunit 7 — protein sequence MTSKLKVGKVGSKSKEDAPYELESQFILRLPSEYASTVRRIAQSSSMNIKDRLTIELHPDGRHGIVRVDRVPLACKLVDLPCMIESLKTVDKKTFYKTADVCQMLVCTLDGDLYPPLEEPTGTDPKSKKKDKDKDKKFVWNHGITCPLKNTRKRRFRKTAKKKYIESPDVEKEVKRLLSTDADAVSVRWEIIAEDESKEADQHSSLANLDSSPGTSGHKMGHGSSAQRDELREIFNDISSSSEDEEDEGDRHEDEDLNIMDTEDDLVQQLQEKLNESDSAQHESDRNNQIVMEYQVQINGVKAKLQETRARKKQQEELIMKVENQALKNRFQALLDEIIQQEEREMEQLASLQEQLDSLIEK from the exons ATGACATCTAAACTGAAAG TTGGGAAGGTCGGCTCAAAGAGTAAGGAGGATGCTCCCTATGAGTTGGAAAGCCAGTTTATCCTCAGGCTTCCTTCG gagTATGCCTCAACAGTAAGAAGGATTGCCCAGTCAAGCAGTATGAACATAAAAGACAGACTCACCATCGAGTTGCACC CTGATGGTCGTCATGGCATAGTGAGAGTAGACCGCGTCCCTTTGGCCTGCAAACTGGTGGATCTGCCCTGTATGATTGAGTCTCTGAAAACGGTGGACAAGAAGACATTTTACAAAACTGCTGATGTCTGCCAG ATGCTGGTATGTACACTAGATGGAGACCTTTACCCTCCTTTAGAGGAGCCAACTGGGACCGACCCCAAGAGCaagaagaaagacaaagacaaggACAAGAAATTTGTTTGGAACCATGGCA TCACCTGCCCTCTAAAGAACACACGCAAGAGAAGATTTCGGAAAACTGCGAAAAAGAAG TACATTGAATCTCCTGATGTGGAAAAGGAGGTGAAGAGATTGCTAAGCACAGATGCTGACGCTGTCAGTGTCC GGTGGGAAATCATAGCAGAAGATGAGTCCAAAGAAGCAGATCAGCACAGCTCTCTGGCCAACCTGGACTCCTCACCTGGCACCTCGGGACACAAGATGGGTCATGGGTCCTCTG CCCAGCGTGACGAACTGAGAGAGATCTTCAACGACATCAGCAGCTCCAGTGAGGATGAGGAGGACGAAGGGGACCGGCACGAGGACGAGGACCTGAATATCATGGACACGGAGGATGATCTGGTCCAACAGCTCCAAGAGAAACTCAACGAGTCCGATTCTGCACAGCATGAAAGTGATAGAAACAACCAGATAG TTATGGAGTATCAGGTGCAGATCAACGGCGTCAAGGCCAAGCTTCAGGAAACCCGCGCCCGAAAGAAACAGCAGGAGGAGCTCATCATGAAAGTGGAAAATCAGGCCCTCAAA AACCGCTTCCAAGCTTTGTTGGATGAGATTATTCAGCAGGAGGAGCGAGAGATGGAGCAG CTGGCCTCCCTGCAGGAGCAGCTGGACTCACTGATAGAGAAGTGA
- the slc9a6a gene encoding sodium/hydrogen exchanger 6a codes for MVFNMTVNSAWRATRTLWLLMLVSLSVSICVCRASSIQEEDSAMENIVTEKKVEESHRQDSADLLIFIMLLTLTILTIWLFKHRRFRFLHETGLAMIYGVLVGVVLRYGIHVPRDISNVTMSCHVNASPATLLLNISGKFYEYTLKEEISANKVNDMQEDNEMLRKVTFDPEVFFNILLPPIIFHAGYSLKRRHFFRNMGSILAYAFLGTVVSCFVIGLLMYGCVLLMKQVGQLGGDFFFTDCLFFGAIVSATDPVTVLAIFNELQVDVDLYALLFGESVLNDAVAVILSSSIVAYQPQGDNTHTFEVMALLKSFGMFLGVFSGSFALGVATGVVTALVTKFTKLRDFPLLETALFFLMSWSTFLLAEACGFTGVVAVLFCGITQAHYTFNNLSPDSQDRTKQLFELLNFLAENFIFSYMGLALFTFQNHVFNPMFIVGAFVAVFLGRAANIYPLSLLLNLGRRNKITSNFQHMMMFAGLRGAMTFALSIRDTATYARRMMFTTTLLVVFFTVWICGGGTTQMLSCQHIRVGVDSDQDNPVSITEGSERRSTKQESAWLFRIWYNFDHNYLKPILTHSGPPLTATLPPCCGPLARFLTSTQAYENECQLKDDDSDLILTDGDINLTYGDITVSTDASGSHTSGGPAFAGAATSDDLDRELTYGDHELVMRGTRLVLPMDDSEPPFTDPHHRLRM; via the exons ATGGTGTTTAACATGACTGTCAACAGTGCCTGGAGGGCAACGAGGACGCTGTGGCTGCTTATGCTAGTGAGTCTGTCTGTGAGCATATGCGTTTGCCGAGCATCTTCAATTCAGGAGGAGGACAGTGCCATGGAGAACATCGTTACAGAGAAAAAGGTTGAGGAGAGCCACAGGCAAGACAGCGCGGACCTGCTCATCTTCATAATGCTCCTCACCCTCACCATCCTAACCATCTGGTTGTTCAAACACCGGCGGTTTAGGTTTCTGCACGAAACTGGACTGGCGATGATTTATG GTGTACTTGTTGGCGTGGTATTGCGCTATGGCATCCATGTTCCTCGGGACATTAGCAACGTCACAATGAGCTGCCACGTCAATGCCAGCCCCGCCACTCTGCTGCTCAACATCAGTGGGAAATTCTACGAGTACACTCTGAAGGAAGAGATCAGTGCCAACAAGGTGAACGACATGCAAGAAGATAATGAGATGCTGCGAAAG gtgacctttgaccctgaaGTGTTCTTCAATATTCTCCTTCCACCTATCATCTTCCATGCTGGCTACAGCTTGAAAAGG AGACACTTTTTCCGTAACATGGGATCCATCCTGGCCTATGCCTTCCTGGGGACAgttgtttcctgttttgttaTTGG GTTGCTGATGTACGGCTGTGTATTGCTAATGAAGCAGGTGGGACAGCTCGGTGGAGACTTCTTCTTCACTGATTGTCTGTTCTTTGGAGCCATTGTCTCTGCCACAGATCCTG TGACGGTCCTGGCCATCTTCAACGAGCTGCAGGTAGACGTTGATCTATACGCTTTGCTGTTTGGAGAGAGTGTGCTCAACGATGCAGTGGCTGTGATTCTGTCCTC CTCTATAGTAGCGTACCAGCCACAGGGGGACAACACTCACACCTTTGAGGTCATGGCGTTGCTGAAGTCTTTCGGGATGTTCCTTGGAGTTTTCAGCGGCTCCTTTGCTCTGGGAGTGGCCACCGGGGTCGTCACTGCTCTC GTAACCAAGTTCACTAAACTGAGGGATTTCCCGCTGTTGGAGACGGCTCTGTTCTTCCTAATGTCATGGAGCACATTCCTGCTGGCTGAGGCCTGTGGCttcacag GTGTGGTGGCGGTACTGTTCTGTGGAATCACTCAGGCCCACTACACCTTCAACAATCTGTCTCCTGATTCCCAGGACAGGACTAAACAG TTGTTTGAGCTGCTAAATTTCCTGGCAGAGAACTTCATTTTCTCCTACATGGGTCTGGCCCTGTTCACCTTCCAGAACCATGTCTTCAATCCCATGTTCATCGTTGGAGCTTTT GTGGCAGTTTTCCTGGGAAGAGCTGCGAACATCTACCCTCTCTCATTACTTCTTAATCTGGGACGACGCAACAAGATCACATCCAACTTCCAGCACATGATGATGTTTGCGG GACTGCGAGGTGCAATGACCTTCGCCCTGTCCATCAGGGACACGGCGACATACGCCCGTCGGATGATGTTTACCACCACTCTGCTCGTAGTCTTCTTTACTGTTTGGATTTGTGGAGGTGGCACCACCCAGATGCTGTCCTGCCAGCACATACG AGTGGGAGTGGACTCTGATCAAGATAACCCT GTGAGTATCACTGAAGGCTCAGAGAGAAGAAGCACCAAACAAGAAAGTGCCTGGCTTTTCAGAATTTGGTACAACTTTGACCACAA CTATCTGAAGCCCATCCTGACTCACAGCGGCCCCCCTCTCACAGCCACGCTGCCTCCCTGCTGCGGCCCCCTCGCCCGCTTCCTCACCAGCACTCAGGCCTATGAG AATGAGTGCCAGTTGAAGGATGACGACTCTGACCTCATCCTGACAGACGGTGACATCAACCTGACCTACGGCGACATCACAGTCAGTACAGATGCCTCAGGTTCCCACACGAGCGGCGGCCCAGCCTTTGCTGGCGCTGCCACCTCCGATGACTTGGACAGAGAGTTAACGTACGGAGATCACGAGCTGGTGATGAGGGGCACACGCCTGGTGCTGCCCATGGATGACTCTGAGCCGCCCTTTACGGACCCCCACCACCGCTTGCGGATGTGA